The region ACCGCCGACGCGCTCCGCGTCCTCATCGACAAATACAAGCAACTCGTCAGCGCCAGGCTGGGCAGGCCCTTCCCCGAAGACCCGCGCGAACAGCTCGGCATGGCCGTCGAAGCCGTCTTCCGTTCCTGGAACAACGACCGCGCCATCATCTACCGCAACCTCAACAAAATCTCCCACGACCTCGGCACCGCCGTCAACATCCAGTCGATGGTCTTCGGCAACATGGGCAACGACTGCGGCACCGGCGTCGCCTTCACCCGCAACCCCTCCACCGGCGAAAAGACGCTCTACGGCGAATACCTCACCAACGCCCAGGGCGAAGACGTCGTCGCCGGCATCCGCACCCCCCAGCCGATCGCCAAACTCCGGGACGAAATGCCCGAAGTCTTCAAACAATTCGTCGCCACCGCCGAACTCCTCGAAAAACACTACAAAAACATGCAGGACATCGAATTCACCATCGAGCGCGGCAAACTCTACATGCTCCAGACCCGCAACGGCAAGCGCACCGCCCAGGCCGGCATCAAAATCGCCTACGACATGGTCGCCGAAGGCCTCATCGCCAAACGCGACGCCATCCTCCTCGTCGAACCGGCCCAGCTCGACAAACTCCTCCACCGCCAGATCGACACCGCCGCCAAGCTCGACGTCATCGCCAAGGGCCTGCCCGCCTCCCCCGGCGCCGCCTCCGGCAAAGTCGTCTTCTCCGCCGACGACGCCGAAAAATGGGCCAAGAACGGCGAAAAAGTGCTGCTCGTCAGCACCGAAACCACCCCCGACGACATCCACGGCATGGTCGCCGCCCAGGGCATCCTCACCAGCCGCGGCGGCATGACCAGCCACGCGGCCGTCGTCGCCCGCGGCATGGGTAAACCGTGCGTCTGCGGCTGCGAAGCCATCAAAGTCGACTTCGCCAACCGCGAATTCACCGTCGGCGCCCTCACCGTCAAAGAAGGCGACATCGCCTCCATCGACGGCGCCACCGGCAACGTCATCCTCGGCAACGTGCCCATGGTCGACCCCGTGCTCTCCGAAGAATTCCTCACCTTCCTCGCCTGGGCCGATGAAATCAAGCGCCTCGGCGTCCGCGCCAACGCCGACACCCCCGCCGACGCCGCCAAAGCCCGCGAATTCGGCGCCCAGGGCATCGGCCTCACCCGCACCGAGCACATGTTCATGGGCCACGACCGCCTGCCCCACGTCCAGGCCATGATCCTCGCCGACAGCGAGGAAGAGCGCCGCGAAGCCCTCAAAGCCCTCCTGCCCATGCAGGAAGGCGACTTCTACGGCATCCTCAAAGCCATGGAAGGCTACCCCGTCTGCATCCGCCTCCTCGACCCGCCCCTTCACGAATTCCTCCCCGACATGACCGAGCTCATGGTCGAAATCGCCGAAATGAAAATCACCGGCCAAAACGCTGGCGAGCTGCCCGCCAAAGAGGCGCTCCTCAAGAAAGTCAAATCCCTCCACGAATTCAACCCCATGCTCGGCCACCGCGGCTGCCGCCTGGGCATAACCTTCCCCGAAGTCTACGAAATGCAGATGCGGGCCATCTTCAACGCCGCCGCCCGCCTCACCAAGGAAGGCGTCAAGGTCCTCCCCGAAGTCGAAATCCCGCTCACCATCGACGTCAGCGAAATGAAATTCTTCAAAACCCGCATCGACGCCATCGCCGCCGAAGTAATGGCCGCCGAGAAAGTCTCCTTCCACTACACCTCCGGCACCATGATCGAGCTGCCTCGCGCCGCCCTCCTCGCCGACGAACTCGCCGAAGTATCCGACTTCTTCAGCTTCGGCACCAACGACCTCACCCAGACCACCCTCGGCTTCAGCCGCGACGACGCCGAAGGCAAATTCCTCACCCACTACCTCGACAAAAAGATCCTCAAGGAAAACCCCTTCATCGTCATCGACCGCAAAGGCGTCGGCAAACTCATGAAAATGGCTGTCGAAGGCGGCCGCAAAACCAGGCCCGGCCTCCTCGTCGGCATCTGCGGCGAACATGGCGGCGAACCAAACTCCGTCGAATTCTGCCACCTCATCGGCCTCGACTTCGTCAGCTGCTCCCCCTACCGCGTCCCCATCGCCCGCCTCGCGGCCGCCCAAGCCGCCGTCAGCACCGGCGAAGTATTAGGAACAAGATAAGGTTATAAAGCAAAGGCCCGCCCTGATGCAGATGGGCGCTTATCAACGGCCGCCATTGTATAAAAAGTCATACCCCGCCATCAGGCGGGGTATGACTTTTTATTAGCCTCTCGGCCCGGCCGCCGTAATCTCCGGCGGCACATCCTTGCCGAACTTCACGAAATTCTTCACGAACCGCGCGGCAAGCTCCGCGGCCGTCTTGTCGTACGCCGCCTTATCCGCCCACGTCTGCCGCGGCTTTAAGACCTCCGCCGGCACCCCCGGGCAGCTAACCGGCACCTGCACGTTAAACACCGGGTCAAGCTCGTAGCCCACCTCGTCCAGCGCGCCCTCGATAGCCGCCGTCACGATCGCCCGCGTATAAGGCAGCGACATCCGCTTGCCCACCCCGTACGGTCCGCCCGACCAGCCGGTGTTGATCAGGAACACCCCTGTGCCGTGCGCGGCGATCTTCTCGCCCAAAAGCTTGGCGTACGCCAAAGGCGACAGCGGCAGGAAAGGCGCCCCGAAGCACGACGAGAAGGTCGCCTCCGGCGCGGTTATCCCCCGCTCCGTCCCCGCCAGCTTGCTCGTGTAGCCTGACAGGAAATGGTACATCGCCTGCTCGGGGGAAAGCTTCGCCACCGGCGGCAGCACGCCGAACGCATCCGCGGTCAAAAAGACGATCGTCTTGGGATGGCCGCCCACGCCGGGGATGACCGCTCCGGGGATGTAGTCGACAGGGTAGGCGGCGCGGGTATTTTCGGTGATCGCCTCGCTGTCGAAGTCCGCCTCGCGGGTCGCCTCGTCGACGACGACGTTCTCCAGCACCGCGCCGAAGCGGATAGCCTCCCAGATCTGCGGCTCGGTTTCGTGTTTGAGCTTGATGCACTTGGCGTAACAGCCGCCCTCGACGTTGAAGATGCCGCCGTCATGCCAGCAGTGCTCGTCGTCGCCGATAAGCCTGCGGCCGGGGTCGGCCGACAGCGTCGTTTTGCCGGTGCCGCTCAGGCCGAAGAACAGGGCGGTATCGCCCTTGGCGCCGATGTTGGCCGAGCAGTGCATCGACAGGATGCCCTTCTTGGGCATGAGGTAGTTGATGTAGGTGAAGACAGATTTCTTCATCTCCCCGGCGTATTGGCTGCCGCCGATAAGGACGAGTCGGGCGGCGAAGTCGAGGATGATGAAGGCTTCGGAGTTGGTGCCGTCGCGGGCGGGGTCGGCCTTGAAGCCCGGCAGGCAGATGACGGTGAAGTCGGGCCTGGGGTCGGCCGGCGGCGCGTCGGGTCGCACGAACAGCTGGTGGACGAACAGGTTCTGCCAGGCGAGTTCGTTGATGAAGCGCACGGCGATCCGCTCGCCGCCCGAGCCGGCGAAGCCGTCGAAGACATAGAGCTCGCGGCCGGCGGCGTAGTCGAGCATCCGCTCGTAGAGGCGGGCGAATTTGTCGGCGCTGATGGGCTTGTTGTTGCCCCAGTCGATCTCGCCGGTCGCCGGCGAGTCGACGACGAATTTGTCGTTGGGCGAGCGGCCGGTGTACTTGCCGGTGGCGACGCGCAGGGCGCCGCTGGCGGTTAGCATGCCTTCGCCGGCTAAAAGCGCGCGCTCCGCCAGCACCGGCACAGGCAGGTTGTAGTTCACCTTGCCGGCTTTACCAAGGATCTTGCGGTCGTAATCCATTCTGTCTCCTCCGTTTGTTTTTTTAGGCAGCACGCTTGCAGGTCTCCGCCGCCTCCCGCCCGCGCACCGGGAGGCAAACGCCACACCCCGCGCGGCAGGAGGCAATCCCGCCGGCTCCCTCCGTTTTTCACCTCTCCCCGTCATGGCTATCCGAAGGACGCCGGCTCTATTATAGATGATAACTTCCCCGGCTCACCGGGGCCGGACAACAGACTTCTAGCCGCGCACCTCCATCGCGCAGCCCACCTTAAGCAGCCGGCACAGCCGGGCCGTCGCCGTCTCGATAAGCTCCGCCGCCGAGCACATGCAGTCCTCCAG is a window of Selenomonadales bacterium 4137-cl DNA encoding:
- the ppdK gene encoding pyruvate, phosphate dikinase encodes the protein MTKYVYLFNEGRADMRALLGGKGANLAEMSNIGLPVPPGMTITTEACIDYYKLGKTLPAGLMDAVYVNLAVLEKQTGKKFGDPANPLLVSVRSGAMFSMPGMMDTILNLGLNEATVKGLADNTGNPRFAYDAYRRFIQMFSDVVLEIPKSEFEHLLEEQKRGTGVTYDQELTADALRVLIDKYKQLVSARLGRPFPEDPREQLGMAVEAVFRSWNNDRAIIYRNLNKISHDLGTAVNIQSMVFGNMGNDCGTGVAFTRNPSTGEKTLYGEYLTNAQGEDVVAGIRTPQPIAKLRDEMPEVFKQFVATAELLEKHYKNMQDIEFTIERGKLYMLQTRNGKRTAQAGIKIAYDMVAEGLIAKRDAILLVEPAQLDKLLHRQIDTAAKLDVIAKGLPASPGAASGKVVFSADDAEKWAKNGEKVLLVSTETTPDDIHGMVAAQGILTSRGGMTSHAAVVARGMGKPCVCGCEAIKVDFANREFTVGALTVKEGDIASIDGATGNVILGNVPMVDPVLSEEFLTFLAWADEIKRLGVRANADTPADAAKAREFGAQGIGLTRTEHMFMGHDRLPHVQAMILADSEEERREALKALLPMQEGDFYGILKAMEGYPVCIRLLDPPLHEFLPDMTELMVEIAEMKITGQNAGELPAKEALLKKVKSLHEFNPMLGHRGCRLGITFPEVYEMQMRAIFNAAARLTKEGVKVLPEVEIPLTIDVSEMKFFKTRIDAIAAEVMAAEKVSFHYTSGTMIELPRAALLADELAEVSDFFSFGTNDLTQTTLGFSRDDAEGKFLTHYLDKKILKENPFIVIDRKGVGKLMKMAVEGGRKTRPGLLVGICGEHGGEPNSVEFCHLIGLDFVSCSPYRVPIARLAAAQAAVSTGEVLGTR
- the pckA gene encoding phosphoenolpyruvate carboxykinase (ATP) yields the protein MDYDRKILGKAGKVNYNLPVPVLAERALLAGEGMLTASGALRVATGKYTGRSPNDKFVVDSPATGEIDWGNNKPISADKFARLYERMLDYAAGRELYVFDGFAGSGGERIAVRFINELAWQNLFVHQLFVRPDAPPADPRPDFTVICLPGFKADPARDGTNSEAFIILDFAARLVLIGGSQYAGEMKKSVFTYINYLMPKKGILSMHCSANIGAKGDTALFFGLSGTGKTTLSADPGRRLIGDDEHCWHDGGIFNVEGGCYAKCIKLKHETEPQIWEAIRFGAVLENVVVDEATREADFDSEAITENTRAAYPVDYIPGAVIPGVGGHPKTIVFLTADAFGVLPPVAKLSPEQAMYHFLSGYTSKLAGTERGITAPEATFSSCFGAPFLPLSPLAYAKLLGEKIAAHGTGVFLINTGWSGGPYGVGKRMSLPYTRAIVTAAIEGALDEVGYELDPVFNVQVPVSCPGVPAEVLKPRQTWADKAAYDKTAAELAARFVKNFVKFGKDVPPEITAAGPRG